One segment of Streptomyces sp. TG1A-8 DNA contains the following:
- a CDS encoding NAD(P)-dependent oxidoreductase — translation MRIVGHGFLARHLAPLREAYDGVVLLAAGVSWASGTSEAEFAREADLVRRELRACRADGSRLVFFSTASTGMYGAEGCHGREDEPVVPCTPYGWHKRGLEEEIRAFGADHLILRMGHVMGPGQPPHQLLPSLIRQVRAGEVTIHRDAARDLIDIDDVVALVDRLLALGASRDVVNIASGVPVPIEAVVERIERRLGTTAARRYVDGHRGNHRVSIARLRGLVGPEYTPFDAHYHRRVLDKYVPVPEPSLSA, via the coding sequence ATGCGCATCGTGGGCCACGGCTTCCTGGCCCGGCACCTGGCACCCCTGCGGGAGGCGTACGACGGTGTCGTCCTGCTGGCCGCCGGGGTCTCCTGGGCGTCCGGCACCTCCGAGGCCGAGTTCGCCCGGGAGGCGGACCTGGTGCGCCGGGAACTGCGCGCGTGCCGCGCCGACGGCAGCCGACTGGTGTTCTTCTCGACCGCCTCCACCGGCATGTACGGCGCCGAGGGCTGCCACGGCCGGGAGGACGAGCCGGTCGTGCCGTGCACGCCCTACGGGTGGCACAAGCGGGGCCTGGAGGAGGAGATCCGCGCCTTCGGCGCCGACCACCTCATCCTGCGCATGGGGCACGTCATGGGCCCCGGCCAGCCGCCGCACCAGCTCCTGCCCTCGCTGATCCGGCAGGTGCGCGCCGGGGAGGTGACGATCCACCGCGACGCCGCCCGGGACCTGATCGACATCGACGACGTCGTCGCACTCGTCGACCGGCTGCTCGCCCTGGGGGCCAGCCGCGACGTCGTCAACATCGCCTCCGGCGTGCCCGTGCCGATCGAGGCGGTCGTGGAGCGGATCGAGCGGCGTCTGGGCACCACCGCGGCCCGCCGCTACGTCGACGGCCACCGCGGCAACCACCGGGTGAGCATCGCGCGGCTGCGCGGCCTGGTGGGGCCCGAGTACACGCCCTTCGACGCGCACTACCACCGGCGTGTGCTCGACAAGTACGTCCCCGTCCCCGAACCGTCCCTCTCGGCCTGA
- a CDS encoding ketosynthase chain-length factor: MTARAVVTGLGVVAPNGLGTEEYWSATVAGRSGLGPVTRFDAGQYPSRVAGEVPGFVPEEHVPSRLMPQTDHMTRLALAAADWAVEDAAVDPAALDEYGMGVVTAASGGGVEYGQRELQQLWSRGKEYVSAYQSFAWFYAVNTGQISIRHKMRGPSGVLVTEQAGGLDTLGHARRHVRHGIPLVVSGGVDGALCPWGWVAQIATGRLSTADDPGRAYLPFTAEAGGYVPGEGGAILLVEDAGAARARGAERIYGEIAGYAATFDPRPGSGRPPGLRRAVEDALADARVNACEVDVVFADAAGVPELDRIEAEALTAVFGPYGVPVTAPKTMTGRLFGGGAALDVAAALLALRDGVVPPTANVTAPADGLALDLVTGSARETPLRTALVLARGHGGFNAAMVVRRA, translated from the coding sequence GTGACGGCGCGTGCGGTGGTGACCGGCCTGGGGGTCGTCGCACCCAACGGCCTGGGCACCGAGGAGTACTGGTCGGCGACGGTGGCGGGCCGCAGCGGCCTGGGCCCGGTGACCCGCTTCGACGCCGGGCAGTACCCGAGCAGGGTCGCCGGTGAGGTACCGGGCTTCGTCCCCGAGGAGCACGTCCCCAGCCGGCTGATGCCGCAGACCGACCACATGACCAGGCTCGCGCTGGCGGCGGCCGACTGGGCCGTGGAGGACGCCGCCGTCGACCCGGCCGCGCTCGACGAGTACGGCATGGGCGTGGTCACCGCGGCCTCCGGCGGCGGGGTCGAGTACGGGCAGCGGGAGCTGCAGCAGCTGTGGAGCCGCGGCAAGGAGTACGTCAGCGCGTACCAGTCCTTCGCCTGGTTCTACGCGGTCAACACCGGCCAGATCTCGATCCGGCACAAGATGCGCGGGCCGAGCGGCGTCCTCGTCACCGAACAGGCCGGCGGCCTGGACACGCTCGGGCACGCCCGCCGGCACGTGCGGCACGGCATCCCGCTGGTGGTGTCCGGCGGCGTGGACGGCGCCCTGTGCCCGTGGGGCTGGGTGGCGCAGATCGCCACCGGACGGCTGAGCACGGCCGACGACCCCGGCCGCGCCTATCTGCCCTTCACCGCCGAGGCGGGCGGGTACGTGCCGGGCGAGGGCGGCGCGATCCTGCTGGTGGAGGACGCCGGGGCCGCCCGGGCCCGGGGGGCGGAGCGGATCTACGGAGAGATCGCCGGGTACGCCGCCACCTTCGACCCGCGTCCGGGGTCGGGCCGCCCGCCGGGGCTGCGCCGGGCCGTCGAGGACGCCCTGGCCGACGCCCGGGTGAACGCCTGCGAGGTGGACGTGGTCTTCGCCGACGCGGCCGGCGTGCCGGAGCTGGACCGCATCGAGGCGGAGGCGCTGACCGCGGTCTTCGGCCCCTACGGCGTGCCGGTCACGGCGCCCAAGACCATGACCGGCCGCCTCTTCGGCGGCGGTGCCGCGCTGGACGTGGCGGCGGCGCTGCTGGCCCTGCGCGACGGGGTCGTCCCGCCGACCGCGAACGTCACCGCGCCCGCGGACGGCCTCGCGCTCGACCTGGTCACCGGCTCCGCCCGTGAGACGCCCCTGCGCACGGCCCTCGTCCTGGCCCGCGGACACGGCGGGTTCAACGCGGCCATGGTCGTGCGCCGGGCCTGA
- a CDS encoding rhomboid family intramembrane serine protease produces MVTGVRHDEHGPLPASGSGTRWWRLPPATASVLLVTGAVTAAQFPFPEVLEALRRDPDALASGEWWRVLSPLLVQSPGWQALVTVPAVAALGAPVERIFGTRGMLALYLAPAAVGELVGYLWQPHGAGNSIAVLGLAGGLVAWLFLDAGERGWPRPLLNRVRIWGAAVLAGAVVDTAFRDIHGLPTLTGAALGAGLLLRRRRRRRRTA; encoded by the coding sequence ATGGTGACCGGCGTACGGCACGACGAGCACGGACCGCTCCCGGCCTCCGGGTCCGGGACCCGCTGGTGGCGGCTGCCGCCGGCGACGGCGTCCGTGCTGCTGGTCACCGGGGCGGTGACCGCGGCCCAGTTCCCCTTCCCCGAGGTGCTGGAGGCGCTGCGGCGGGACCCGGACGCGCTGGCCTCGGGCGAGTGGTGGCGCGTGCTGTCCCCGTTGCTCGTGCAGTCGCCCGGCTGGCAGGCGCTCGTGACCGTGCCCGCCGTCGCGGCCCTCGGCGCGCCCGTCGAGCGGATCTTCGGCACCCGCGGCATGCTGGCGCTGTACCTGGCGCCCGCGGCCGTCGGCGAACTCGTCGGCTACCTCTGGCAGCCGCACGGCGCCGGCAACTCCATCGCCGTGCTCGGGCTCGCCGGCGGCCTGGTGGCCTGGCTCTTCCTCGACGCCGGCGAGCGGGGCTGGCCCCGGCCGCTGCTCAACCGCGTGCGGATCTGGGGGGCCGCGGTCCTGGCCGGGGCGGTGGTGGACACGGCCTTCCGCGACATCCACGGCCTGCCCACCCTGACCGGCGCCGCCCTCGGCGCGGGCCTCCTGCTGCGCCGTCGCCGCCGCCGTCGCCGGACCGCCTGA
- a CDS encoding nucleotide disphospho-sugar-binding domain-containing protein, with product MRVLFVTAVLPSHYFVMAPFAWALRAAGHEVCVAAQPELVETVTRSGLPVVPVGGEVDFAARYRRRAAARPAAPDARPGDPKALFCTVADGMADDLVDFARQWRPDAVVWEPTTLAGPLAAAACGAVSLRYLWGPDIVGRGIGRDNLPPQFAELFARFGIDLDDMAEWWNIDACPDDVQVTGNTRRVPVRYVPYSNSQHVPDWFLRRSGRPRVCVTLGITMTEVAGGRSFFAPRVLDALAGLDVELVTAVVPAQRPLLTGVPEGVRVAEDGALHMLLPSCDLVIHHGGVGSMLTAALNGLPQLTITQMPDQSFYSAHLARTGASVHLTGDEADPGTLRAVVRRLLEDPSYREAADGIRRAMLSRPTPQQIVPEVERLVAAEQSRAPALASRTAPQGAAR from the coding sequence GTGCGTGTCCTGTTCGTCACGGCGGTCCTACCGTCGCACTACTTCGTCATGGCGCCCTTCGCGTGGGCACTGCGGGCCGCGGGACACGAGGTGTGCGTCGCGGCCCAGCCGGAACTCGTGGAGACCGTGACCCGGTCGGGGCTCCCGGTGGTCCCCGTGGGCGGCGAGGTCGACTTCGCCGCCCGCTACCGCCGCCGGGCCGCCGCCCGTCCCGCCGCCCCCGACGCCCGCCCGGGCGACCCCAAGGCGCTGTTCTGCACGGTCGCCGACGGCATGGCCGACGACCTGGTGGACTTCGCCCGGCAGTGGCGGCCCGACGCCGTGGTGTGGGAGCCGACGACGCTGGCCGGCCCGCTCGCGGCGGCGGCGTGCGGCGCGGTCTCGCTGCGCTACCTGTGGGGGCCCGACATCGTGGGCCGCGGCATCGGCCGCGACAACCTCCCGCCGCAGTTCGCCGAGCTGTTCGCGCGCTTCGGGATCGACCTGGACGACATGGCGGAGTGGTGGAACATCGACGCCTGCCCCGACGACGTCCAGGTCACCGGCAACACCCGCCGGGTGCCGGTGCGGTACGTGCCCTACAGCAACTCCCAGCACGTGCCGGACTGGTTCCTGCGCCGGTCCGGCCGGCCCCGGGTGTGCGTCACGCTCGGCATCACCATGACGGAGGTGGCCGGCGGGCGGTCCTTCTTCGCCCCGCGGGTCCTCGACGCCCTGGCCGGCCTGGACGTCGAGCTGGTGACCGCCGTGGTGCCCGCCCAGCGGCCGCTGCTGACCGGGGTGCCGGAGGGCGTGCGGGTCGCCGAGGACGGCGCCCTGCACATGCTGCTGCCCTCCTGCGACCTGGTGATCCACCACGGCGGCGTGGGGTCCATGCTGACCGCCGCGCTGAACGGCCTGCCGCAGCTGACGATCACTCAGATGCCGGACCAGAGCTTCTACTCCGCGCACCTGGCCCGTACGGGTGCGAGCGTGCACCTCACCGGTGACGAGGCCGACCCCGGGACGCTGCGCGCCGTGGTGCGCCGGCTGCTGGAGGACCCCTCCTACCGCGAGGCGGCCGACGGCATCCGCCGGGCCATGCTCTCCCGGCCGACCCCGCAGCAGATCGTCCCCGAGGTGGAGCGGCTGGTCGCCGCCGAGCAGAGCCGCGCCCCCGCCCTCGCCTCCCGTACCGCGCCGCAAGGAGCCGCACGATGA
- a CDS encoding acyl carrier protein yields the protein MSGNTLIDLAELTRLLRECAGEEEGVDLDGDVLDTVFMELGYDSLALLQVVGCIQRDHGIELDEDAVAEAETPRALLDVINAAARAGTLVA from the coding sequence ATGTCCGGTAACACCCTGATCGACCTGGCCGAACTGACGCGTCTGCTGCGCGAGTGCGCCGGCGAGGAGGAGGGGGTCGACCTGGACGGCGACGTCCTCGACACCGTCTTCATGGAGCTCGGCTACGACTCCCTCGCCCTGCTCCAGGTCGTCGGCTGCATCCAGCGCGACCACGGCATCGAACTCGACGAGGACGCCGTCGCCGAGGCCGAGACCCCGCGCGCGCTGCTCGACGTCATCAACGCCGCGGCACGGGCCGGGACGCTCGTCGCCTGA
- a CDS encoding beta-ketoacyl synthase gives MNRRVAITGLGVVAPGGIGVKAYWEMLTAGRTATRTITHFDASPFRSRVAAECDFDPEAAGLTPQEIRRLDRAAQFAVVSAREALADSGIEADTYDPTRIGATLGNAVGCTTSLEREYVVVSDGGRKWNVDHEYAVPDLYRHFVPSSMVAEVAWTAGAEGPAAMVSTGCTSGLDALGHAAELIREGSADMVVTGATEAPISPITSACFDAIHATTPRNDDPEHASRPFDRTRNGLVLGEGAATLILEDLEHARRRGAHVYAEVAGFASRCNAHHMTGLKPDGREMAEAIDRALAQARIDPSAVDYVNAHGSSTKMNDRHETAAFKRSLGHHAYDTPVSSIKSMIGHSLGAIGGLEAAACALAIEHGVLPPTANLTEPDPECDLDYIPLHARERRTDVVLSVGSGFGGFQTALVLARPERSGR, from the coding sequence CGCCGCGTGGCCATCACGGGGCTCGGTGTCGTCGCGCCCGGCGGAATCGGCGTCAAGGCCTACTGGGAGATGCTCACCGCCGGCCGCACGGCCACCCGCACCATCACCCACTTCGACGCCTCGCCCTTCCGGTCCCGGGTCGCCGCCGAGTGCGACTTCGACCCCGAGGCGGCGGGCCTGACCCCGCAGGAGATCCGGCGCCTGGACCGGGCCGCGCAGTTCGCCGTGGTCAGCGCCCGCGAGGCACTCGCCGACAGCGGCATCGAGGCGGACACCTACGACCCCACCCGGATCGGCGCCACCCTCGGCAACGCGGTCGGCTGCACCACCAGCCTGGAGCGCGAGTACGTGGTGGTCAGCGACGGCGGCCGGAAGTGGAACGTCGACCACGAGTACGCGGTCCCGGACCTCTACCGGCACTTCGTCCCCAGCTCCATGGTCGCCGAGGTGGCCTGGACGGCCGGCGCCGAGGGCCCGGCCGCGATGGTCTCCACCGGCTGCACCTCCGGGCTCGACGCGCTGGGACACGCCGCCGAACTGATCCGGGAGGGCTCCGCGGACATGGTGGTCACCGGGGCCACCGAGGCACCCATCTCCCCCATCACCTCCGCGTGCTTCGACGCCATCCACGCCACCACCCCGCGCAACGACGACCCCGAGCACGCCTCCCGCCCCTTCGACCGCACCCGCAACGGCCTGGTCCTGGGCGAGGGCGCGGCCACCTTGATCCTGGAGGACCTGGAGCACGCGCGGCGCCGCGGCGCCCACGTCTACGCCGAGGTCGCCGGGTTCGCCTCGCGCTGCAACGCCCACCACATGACCGGGCTCAAGCCGGACGGCCGCGAGATGGCCGAGGCCATCGACCGGGCGCTGGCGCAGGCCCGGATCGACCCCTCGGCCGTGGACTACGTCAACGCCCACGGCTCCAGCACCAAGATGAACGACCGGCACGAGACCGCGGCGTTCAAGCGCAGCCTGGGGCACCACGCGTACGACACCCCGGTCAGCTCCATCAAGTCGATGATCGGCCACTCGCTGGGCGCGATCGGCGGCCTGGAGGCCGCCGCGTGCGCCCTCGCCATCGAGCACGGGGTGCTGCCCCCGACGGCGAACCTGACGGAACCCGACCCCGAGTGCGACCTCGACTACATCCCGCTGCACGCACGCGAGCGGCGCACCGACGTCGTCCTCAGCGTGGGCAGCGGCTTCGGCGGCTTCCAGACCGCCCTGGTGCTGGCCCGACCCGAAAGGAGCGGCCGGTGA
- the rfbB gene encoding dTDP-glucose 4,6-dehydratase — MRILVTGGAGFIGSHYVRSLLAGAYQGFEGAHVTVVDSLTYAGNLDNLPAAHPRLEFVKGDICDLPLLEEVLPGHDAVVHFAAESHVDRSLAGAADFVRTNVGGTQSVLEGCLRSGVERVVHVSTDEVYGSIDEGSWTEESPLLPNSPYAASKAGSDLIARSYWRTHGLDLSITRCSNNYGPRQHVEKLIPLFTTNLLDGLPVPLYGDGGNVREWLHVDDHCRAVQLVLTKGTPGGIYNIGGGHHATNREITERLLDLCGRDRSLVRRVPDRKGHDLRYSLDDSRIREELGYEPRVPFEQGLADLVAWYRDNRDWWHHLKTAS; from the coding sequence ATGAGGATCCTGGTCACGGGAGGGGCGGGCTTCATCGGCTCGCACTACGTGCGCTCCCTGCTGGCCGGCGCGTACCAAGGCTTCGAGGGCGCCCACGTCACCGTGGTCGACAGCCTCACCTACGCCGGCAACCTCGACAACCTGCCCGCGGCCCACCCCCGCCTGGAGTTCGTCAAGGGCGACATCTGCGACCTGCCGCTGCTGGAGGAGGTGCTGCCCGGCCACGACGCGGTCGTGCACTTCGCCGCCGAGTCCCACGTCGACCGCTCGCTCGCGGGCGCCGCCGACTTCGTGCGCACCAACGTCGGCGGCACGCAGAGCGTCCTGGAGGGCTGCCTGCGCTCCGGTGTCGAACGGGTCGTGCACGTCTCCACCGACGAGGTCTACGGCTCGATCGACGAGGGCTCCTGGACGGAGGAGTCGCCGCTGCTGCCCAACTCCCCGTACGCCGCGTCCAAGGCGGGCAGCGACCTGATCGCCCGCTCCTACTGGCGCACCCACGGCCTGGACCTGTCGATCACCCGCTGCTCCAACAACTACGGCCCCCGCCAGCACGTGGAGAAGCTGATCCCGCTGTTCACCACCAACCTCCTCGACGGCCTGCCCGTCCCGCTGTACGGCGACGGCGGCAACGTCCGCGAGTGGCTGCACGTGGACGACCACTGCCGGGCCGTGCAGCTGGTGCTGACCAAGGGCACCCCGGGCGGGATCTACAACATCGGCGGCGGCCACCACGCCACCAACCGGGAGATCACCGAGCGCCTCCTCGACCTGTGCGGGCGGGACCGGAGCCTGGTGCGCCGGGTCCCCGACCGCAAGGGCCACGACCTCAGGTACTCCCTCGACGACAGCAGGATCCGCGAGGAGCTCGGCTACGAGCCGCGCGTGCCGTTCGAGCAGGGGCTCGCCGACCTCGTCGCCTGGTACCGCGACAACCGCGACTGGTGGCACCACCTGAAGACCGCGTCCTGA
- a CDS encoding MupA/Atu3671 family FMN-dependent luciferase-like monooxygenase has product MTDPSPSLPAHPAAAAPDGPGTVPERPGDGLGFGLFFFAAVGDAATEAYRLLLASAARADELGFDFVSTPERHFHRFGGAFPNPAVTSAALAAVTRRVQLRAGSVVTPLHHPARVVEDFAVVDGISGGRAAICVGSGWNVNDFVLAPDAYETRRERVVADIAAIRRAWASGRWTGPTPRGEEAELELFPRPVQRELPIWTTASRSEETFREAGRLGTNVLTHLENQDLDALADKIGVYRDARARAGFDPGRVTVMMHTYVAGTDERAREVAVPWLKRYLLTAIDLEARAVGAGGSMSGGRRGRDFMTRQEARDRLAELGVNRYLDGTSLIGSVDHCAAVAARVREAGADEIACLVDFVGDADAVLEGLEHLNTVRERSGAKVRAGV; this is encoded by the coding sequence ATGACGGACCCCTCCCCCTCCCTCCCCGCGCACCCGGCCGCAGCGGCCCCGGACGGTCCCGGAACGGTCCCGGAACGGCCCGGGGACGGGCTCGGCTTCGGCCTGTTCTTCTTCGCGGCCGTCGGGGACGCCGCCACGGAGGCCTACCGGCTGCTGCTGGCGAGCGCCGCACGCGCCGACGAGCTCGGCTTCGACTTCGTCTCCACGCCCGAGCGCCACTTCCACCGCTTCGGCGGCGCCTTCCCCAACCCGGCCGTCACCTCGGCGGCGCTGGCCGCGGTGACCCGGCGCGTGCAGTTGCGGGCCGGCAGCGTGGTGACCCCGCTGCACCACCCGGCGCGCGTCGTGGAGGACTTCGCGGTCGTGGACGGCATCTCCGGCGGGCGGGCCGCGATCTGCGTGGGCTCCGGCTGGAACGTCAACGACTTCGTGCTCGCCCCCGACGCCTACGAGACCCGGCGCGAACGTGTCGTCGCCGACATCGCCGCGATCCGCCGGGCCTGGGCCTCGGGCCGCTGGACGGGGCCGACCCCGCGGGGCGAGGAGGCCGAACTGGAGCTCTTCCCCCGCCCGGTCCAGCGCGAACTGCCCATCTGGACCACGGCGTCCCGCAGCGAGGAGACCTTCCGCGAGGCGGGCCGGCTCGGTACCAACGTCCTCACCCACCTGGAGAACCAGGACCTCGACGCGCTCGCCGACAAGATCGGCGTCTACCGCGACGCCCGCGCCCGGGCGGGCTTCGACCCGGGCCGGGTCACCGTCATGATGCACACCTACGTCGCCGGCACCGACGAGCGGGCACGGGAGGTGGCGGTGCCGTGGCTGAAGCGGTACCTGCTCACGGCGATCGACCTGGAGGCCCGGGCGGTGGGTGCCGGCGGCTCGATGAGCGGCGGGCGCCGGGGCCGCGACTTCATGACCCGGCAGGAGGCGCGCGACCGCCTCGCCGAGCTCGGCGTCAACCGCTACCTCGACGGCACCTCGCTAATCGGTTCCGTCGACCACTGCGCCGCCGTCGCGGCGCGGGTGCGGGAGGCGGGCGCGGACGAGATCGCCTGCCTGGTGGACTTCGTCGGCGATGCGGACGCGGTCCTCGAAGGCCTGGAACACCTGAACACGGTCCGGGAGCGGAGCGGCGCGAAGGTGCGCGCCGGGGTGTGA
- a CDS encoding nucleotide disphospho-sugar-binding domain-containing protein codes for MRVLLTTAPLHGHFFPTVPLAWALRAAGHQVLVAAPEGFTDTVAGAGLPAAASAPRVGFEDFMLRDRDGRPLRPPKDPAERRSSSARAWGRLAARTLEGTLRLVGDWRPDLVLSEPLEYAGRLAAAAHGTPWAEAGVALSDFADSRGPAAEELAPELAGLGRTRLPDPALVLDVRPPSLRAGQPARGAAMRYVPHNGADVRPAWLALPRRRPRICLTLGSMLPRHGRLDFPGRLLALAGALAGAGTEVVIAVDDDIARGWERLPEGVVAAGRFPLDRALTGCDLLVSHGGAGSALAALVHGVPQVCLPQTADQFENAERVAAAGAGAALPPDASPEAVRDGARTVLDGAAFRERARAVAAEIARQPSPVEVVPLLEGLAARPARPAAAPAGAGV; via the coding sequence ATGCGGGTCCTGTTGACCACCGCGCCCCTGCACGGGCACTTCTTCCCGACGGTGCCGCTGGCCTGGGCGCTGCGCGCCGCGGGCCACCAGGTGCTGGTCGCCGCCCCCGAGGGCTTCACCGACACGGTCGCCGGGGCCGGACTGCCCGCCGCCGCGTCCGCGCCCCGCGTCGGCTTCGAGGACTTCATGCTGCGCGACCGCGACGGTCGGCCGCTGCGACCCCCGAAGGACCCGGCCGAGCGCCGGAGCAGCAGCGCCCGCGCCTGGGGCCGGCTCGCCGCCCGCACCCTGGAGGGCACCCTGCGGCTCGTCGGGGACTGGCGGCCGGACCTGGTGCTGAGCGAACCCCTGGAGTACGCGGGCCGGCTCGCGGCCGCCGCGCACGGCACGCCGTGGGCGGAGGCCGGCGTCGCCCTGTCCGACTTCGCCGACTCCCGCGGCCCCGCCGCCGAGGAACTCGCTCCGGAACTGGCCGGCCTGGGCCGCACCCGCCTGCCCGACCCGGCGCTCGTCCTCGACGTGCGCCCGCCGTCCCTGCGCGCCGGGCAGCCGGCCCGGGGCGCGGCCATGCGCTACGTCCCGCACAACGGCGCCGACGTCCGCCCCGCCTGGCTGGCGCTGCCCCGGAGGAGACCGCGGATCTGCCTGACCCTCGGCAGCATGCTCCCCCGGCACGGCCGGCTCGACTTCCCCGGCCGGCTGCTCGCGCTCGCCGGCGCGCTGGCCGGGGCGGGCACCGAGGTCGTCATCGCCGTCGACGACGACATCGCCCGCGGCTGGGAACGGCTGCCCGAGGGCGTCGTCGCCGCCGGCCGCTTCCCGCTGGACCGGGCGCTGACCGGGTGCGACCTGCTGGTGAGCCACGGCGGGGCCGGATCGGCGCTCGCCGCGCTGGTCCACGGCGTCCCGCAGGTGTGCCTGCCGCAGACGGCCGACCAGTTCGAGAACGCCGAGCGGGTCGCGGCGGCCGGAGCGGGCGCCGCCCTGCCCCCGGACGCCTCGCCCGAGGCGGTGCGCGACGGCGCGCGGACCGTGCTGGACGGCGCCGCGTTCCGCGAGCGCGCCCGCGCGGTCGCCGCGGAGATCGCGCGGCAGCCCTCGCCCGTCGAGGTGGTCCCCCTGCTGGAAGGGCTCGCGGCCCGTCCGGCGCGGCCCGCCGCCGCACCCGCCGGTGCGGGTGTCTGA
- a CDS encoding acyltransferase domain-containing protein translates to MSPADTRSRPAHDSRPADEADGPDRIALLLPGQGAQRPGMAHGLYGTEPAFTEAVDEVFALLGAEGDRIRDDWAADAPAVPLDHVSRAQPLLFAVDYALGRMLCEWGLRPAALLGHSAGETAAAVLAGVLDLADAVRLLAERAQLLAEAPPGGMVAVAATPEQVAHRLTDQVVVGAVNSRTQLLLAGPEPELSAVADALRADGLTCARARATTGFHSPSVAPACAAQIPSFEAVTLRPPRIPIVSGYTARPLTDAEATDPVFWAMQPAEPVLFAPALDRLLADGPYHLVETGQSLSALARRHPGVTRGGSRVTALLDARPRGPEHDRAVLRAAARRLAPPRGPRGIDPASR, encoded by the coding sequence ATGAGCCCAGCCGACACGCGTTCGCGTCCGGCGCACGACAGCCGGCCGGCCGACGAGGCGGACGGCCCCGACCGGATCGCCCTGCTGCTGCCCGGCCAGGGCGCCCAGCGGCCGGGCATGGCCCACGGGCTGTACGGCACGGAGCCGGCGTTCACCGAGGCGGTCGACGAGGTCTTCGCGCTGCTCGGCGCGGAGGGCGACCGCATCCGGGACGACTGGGCGGCCGACGCACCCGCCGTGCCGCTCGACCACGTCTCCCGCGCCCAGCCGCTGCTGTTCGCCGTCGACTACGCGCTCGGCCGGATGCTGTGCGAGTGGGGCCTGCGGCCGGCCGCGCTGCTGGGGCACAGCGCCGGGGAGACGGCCGCGGCCGTGCTGGCCGGCGTCCTGGACCTCGCCGACGCCGTGCGGCTGCTCGCCGAGCGGGCGCAGTTGCTCGCCGAGGCGCCGCCCGGCGGCATGGTCGCCGTCGCCGCGACCCCCGAGCAGGTCGCGCACCGGCTCACCGACCAGGTCGTCGTCGGCGCCGTCAACTCCCGCACGCAGCTGCTGCTGGCCGGCCCCGAGCCCGAACTGAGCGCCGTCGCCGACGCGTTGCGGGCCGACGGGCTGACCTGCGCGCGGGCCAGGGCGACCACCGGCTTCCACAGTCCCTCGGTGGCGCCGGCCTGCGCCGCGCAGATCCCGTCCTTCGAGGCGGTGACCCTGCGCCCGCCGCGCATCCCGATCGTCTCCGGCTACACCGCCCGGCCGCTGACCGACGCCGAGGCGACCGACCCGGTGTTCTGGGCCATGCAGCCCGCCGAACCGGTGCTGTTCGCGCCCGCGCTCGACCGGCTGCTCGCCGACGGGCCGTACCACCTGGTGGAGACCGGGCAGAGCCTGTCCGCGCTGGCCCGCCGCCACCCGGGCGTCACCCGCGGCGGCAGCCGGGTCACCGCGCTGCTGGACGCGCGCCCGCGCGGGCCCGAACACGACCGCGCCGTCCTGCGCGCCGCCGCGCGGCGCCTCGCCCCGCCACGGGGTCCACGCGGGATCGATCCCGCTTCGAGGTGA